In the genome of Gammaproteobacteria bacterium, one region contains:
- the carB gene encoding carbamoyl-phosphate synthase large subunit codes for MREDGYETIMVNCNPETVSTDYDTSDRLYFEPLTLEDVLEVVRVEKPTGVIVQYGGQTPLKLARDLEKAGVPIIGTTPDSIDLAEDRERFQTLINKLGLKQPPNRTARTEDQAILAAEEIGYPVVVRPSYVLGGRAMEIVYNVDDLRRYMHEAVQVSNDAPVLLDRFLDDAVEVDVDAICDGEAVMIGGIMQHIEQAGVHSGDSACSLPPYSLSEPVQQELGEQMRKLAKGLGVVGLMNTQFAIQGEDIYVLEVNPRASRTVPFVSKSVGIPLAKVAARCMVGKTLAEQAISEPHPRDYYSVKEAVFPFIKFPGVDPLLGPEMKSTGEVMGVGREFAEAYAKSQVAAGVKLPSSGRAFISVRDVDKSGIVEVVRILEDLGFDIVATRGTAAVLEAGGVTCQSVNKVTEGRPHIVDMIKNDEIDLIINTTEGKQAIADSFTIRREAVQHSVAYTTTLAGASAMAQAIRFLESENVYRLQDLHQEVLG; via the coding sequence ATGCGCGAAGACGGGTACGAGACCATCATGGTCAACTGCAACCCCGAGACCGTATCCACCGACTACGACACCTCGGACCGGCTGTACTTCGAGCCGCTCACCCTGGAGGACGTGCTCGAGGTCGTGCGGGTCGAAAAACCGACCGGCGTGATCGTGCAGTACGGCGGTCAGACTCCGCTCAAGCTGGCACGCGATCTGGAAAAGGCCGGCGTGCCGATCATCGGCACCACACCGGATTCCATCGATCTGGCGGAGGACCGCGAGCGCTTCCAGACTCTGATCAACAAGCTCGGCCTGAAGCAGCCGCCCAACCGCACCGCGCGCACCGAGGACCAGGCCATCCTGGCCGCCGAGGAGATCGGCTATCCGGTGGTGGTGCGTCCCTCCTACGTGCTCGGCGGGCGCGCGATGGAGATCGTCTACAACGTCGACGACCTGCGCCGCTACATGCACGAGGCGGTTCAGGTTTCCAACGACGCCCCGGTGCTGCTCGACCGGTTCCTGGACGACGCCGTCGAGGTCGATGTCGATGCGATATGCGACGGTGAGGCGGTCATGATCGGCGGTATCATGCAGCACATCGAACAGGCGGGCGTGCATTCGGGCGACTCGGCCTGCTCCCTGCCGCCGTATTCCCTCAGCGAACCGGTGCAGCAGGAACTCGGCGAACAGATGCGCAAGCTCGCCAAGGGGCTGGGCGTGGTGGGGCTGATGAACACCCAGTTCGCCATTCAGGGTGAGGACATCTACGTGCTGGAGGTTAATCCACGCGCCTCACGCACGGTGCCGTTCGTCTCCAAGAGCGTCGGCATTCCGCTGGCCAAGGTCGCGGCCCGCTGCATGGTCGGCAAGACGCTTGCCGAACAGGCAATTTCCGAACCGCATCCCCGTGACTATTATTCGGTCAAGGAGGCGGTATTCCCGTTTATCAAGTTCCCGGGCGTCGATCCTTTGCTCGGTCCGGAAATGAAGTCCACGGGCGAGGTGATGGGCGTCGGCCGGGAGTTCGCCGAGGCCTATGCCAAGTCCCAGGTCGCGGCCGGGGTCAAACTGCCCAGCAGCGGCCGCGCGTTCATCAGCGTGCGCGACGTCGACAAATCCGGCATCGTCGAGGTGGTGCGCATACTGGAAGATCTCGGTTTCGACATCGTCGCGACGCGGGGGACCGCCGCGGTTCTGGAGGCCGGCGGCGTGACCTGCCAGAGTGTCAACAAGGTGACCGAAGGCCGTCCCCATATCGTGGATATGATCAAGAACGACGAGATCGATCTCATCATCAATACGACGGAAGGCAAACAGGCGATTGCGGATTCGTTCACCATCCGCAGAGAGGCCGTACAGCACTCGGTCGCCTATACCACGACGCTTGCGGGCGCGAGCGCCATGGCCCAGGCGATTCGTTTCCTTGAATCGGAAAACGTGTATCGCCTGCAGGACCTGCATCAGGAGGTGCTTGGATGA
- the greA gene encoding transcription elongation factor GreA translates to MNKVPLTVRGAEKLKAELHKLKTVDRPRVIEAIAEARAHGDLKENAEYHAAREQQGFIEGRIKEIEAKLSNAQIIDVTTMNPNGKVIFGATVLLADEEGGNEVTYQIVGEDEADIKAGLISITSPIARALIGKEEGDVATVVAPGGERNYEIVEVRYV, encoded by the coding sequence ATGAACAAGGTGCCATTGACTGTCCGCGGTGCGGAAAAACTGAAGGCGGAGCTGCACAAACTGAAGACCGTCGATCGTCCGCGCGTGATCGAGGCCATCGCCGAGGCGCGTGCGCACGGCGACCTGAAGGAAAATGCCGAATACCACGCTGCGCGTGAACAGCAGGGCTTCATCGAAGGCCGCATCAAGGAGATCGAAGCCAAGCTGTCCAACGCCCAGATCATCGACGTCACCACCATGAACCCCAACGGCAAGGTCATCTTCGGAGCGACCGTGCTGCTTGCGGACGAAGAGGGCGGAAACGAGGTGACCTACCAGATCGTGGGCGAGGACGAGGCGGACATCAAGGCCGGCCTGATTTCGATTACCTCCCCGATCGCCCGTGCGCTGATCGGCAAGGAGGAAGGCGATGTGGCCACCGTCGTCGCCCCCGGCGGTGAAAGGAACTACGAGATCGTCGAGGTGCGCTACGTCTAA
- a CDS encoding YhbY family RNA-binding protein, with product MKLDEKRRKHLRTLGHDLRPVVMVAGQGLKDSVRQELEQALAHHELIKVKVSVGDRKVRDALLQEIAASTGAELIQRVGNMGLFFRRNPEKPVVQFP from the coding sequence ATGAAACTGGATGAAAAGCGCCGTAAGCACCTGCGCACCCTCGGCCACGACCTTCGGCCCGTGGTCATGGTCGCCGGACAGGGACTCAAGGACAGCGTACGGCAGGAACTCGAACAGGCGCTGGCGCATCATGAACTGATCAAGGTGAAGGTGAGCGTGGGCGACCGCAAGGTGCGCGACGCCCTGCTACAGGAAATCGCGGCATCCACCGGCGCCGAGCTCATCCAGCGGGTCGGCAACATGGGGCTGTTCTTCCGCCGCAATCCCGAGAAACCGGTGGTGCAGTTCCCTTGA
- the rlmE gene encoding 23S rRNA (uridine(2552)-2'-O)-methyltransferase RlmE — protein MARSKSSRRWLDEHFKDEFVKRAQREGLRSRAAFKLEEIQARDHLIRPGMTVVDLGAAPGGWSQLAARWVGRNGTVIATDILPMDSLPGVEFVQGDFREQAVLDRLLAVIGDGKADLVISDMAPNMSGMEAVDQPRAMYLAELAVEMAREVLKPGGGLLLKLFQGEGSEALLAEIRRLFEQVKIRKPKASRPRSREVYVLAQGLKVL, from the coding sequence ATGGCTAGGAGTAAGAGTAGTCGCCGTTGGCTTGACGAACACTTCAAAGACGAGTTCGTCAAACGCGCGCAGCGTGAAGGGCTTCGCTCGCGTGCGGCCTTCAAACTCGAGGAGATCCAGGCACGGGATCATCTGATCCGGCCGGGCATGACGGTGGTGGACCTCGGCGCCGCGCCGGGCGGCTGGAGTCAGCTGGCGGCGCGCTGGGTGGGGCGCAACGGCACCGTCATTGCCACCGACATCCTGCCCATGGATTCGTTGCCGGGCGTCGAGTTCGTGCAGGGGGATTTCCGTGAACAGGCGGTGCTGGACCGCCTCCTGGCCGTGATCGGCGACGGCAAGGCGGACCTTGTAATCTCGGACATGGCCCCCAATATGAGTGGGATGGAGGCGGTGGATCAGCCGCGGGCCATGTATCTGGCCGAATTGGCGGTGGAGATGGCGCGTGAGGTACTCAAGCCCGGTGGCGGTCTGCTGCTCAAGCTTTTTCAGGGCGAGGGTTCGGAGGCGCTGCTGGCCGAGATCCGGCGGTTGTTCGAGCAGGTGAAGATCCGCAAACCCAAGGCTTCCAGGCCGCGGTCGCGCGAGGTCTACGTCCTAGCGCAGGGTTTGAAAGTATTGTAA
- the ftsH gene encoding ATP-dependent zinc metalloprotease FtsH — MNDLAKNLILWAVIAIVLMTVFNNFSPQHSSPQGMSYSTFISDVRNGNVKSVYIEGNSIDGVTVNGEKFTTYSPNDPGLIGDLLKNNVTIHAAPPKKRSIFWDLVISWFPFILIIGLWIYIMRQMQGGGGGRGAMSFGKSRARMMSEDQVKVNFTDVAGCDEAKDEVAELVEFLRDPGKFQKLGGKIPRGVLMVGSPGTGKTLLAKAIAGEAKVPFFSISGSDFVEMFVGVGASRVRDMFETAKKHAPCIIFIDEIDAVGRQRGAGLGGGHDEREQTLNQLLVEMDGFEGSEGIIVIAATNRPDVLDPALLRPGRFDRQVVVPLPDVRGREQILKVHMRKVPIGDNVRPDLIARGTPGFSGADLANLVNEAALFAARANKRTVTMEDFERAKDKIMMGAERKSMVMSEEEKKLTAYHEAGHAIVGRLVPDHDPVYKVSIIPRGRALGVTMFLPEDDRYSHSKQRLESQVSSLFGGRIAEVLIFGPDKVTTGASNDIERATDIARNMVTRWGLSDRLGPLAYSEDEGEVFLGRSVTQHKHMSDETAHAIDEEIRHVIDRNYQRAEKILTDNMEKLHTMAQALMKYETIDSDQIDDIMAGKQPRPPADWHDDDSSSQGGNPVIGSGDVKPGDKPIGGPASQH; from the coding sequence GTGAACGATTTGGCAAAAAACCTTATTCTCTGGGCGGTCATCGCCATCGTGCTGATGACTGTCTTCAACAACTTCAGCCCGCAACATTCGTCGCCTCAGGGAATGTCATATTCGACGTTCATCAGCGATGTCCGTAACGGCAACGTCAAGAGCGTCTACATCGAAGGCAACAGCATCGACGGCGTGACGGTCAACGGCGAGAAGTTCACCACCTACAGCCCCAACGATCCCGGGCTGATCGGTGATCTGCTCAAGAACAACGTGACCATCCACGCGGCGCCGCCCAAGAAACGTTCCATCTTCTGGGATCTGGTCATCAGCTGGTTCCCCTTCATCCTCATCATCGGCCTGTGGATCTACATCATGCGCCAGATGCAGGGCGGCGGAGGCGGCCGGGGCGCCATGTCCTTCGGCAAGAGCCGCGCCCGGATGATGAGCGAGGACCAGGTCAAGGTGAACTTCACCGACGTGGCCGGCTGCGACGAAGCCAAGGACGAAGTGGCCGAATTGGTCGAATTCCTGCGTGATCCAGGCAAGTTCCAGAAACTTGGCGGCAAGATCCCGCGCGGTGTTCTCATGGTGGGCTCCCCCGGTACCGGTAAGACCCTGCTCGCCAAGGCCATTGCGGGTGAGGCCAAGGTGCCGTTCTTCAGCATTTCCGGTTCCGACTTCGTCGAGATGTTTGTCGGCGTCGGCGCCTCGCGCGTGCGCGACATGTTCGAGACCGCGAAGAAACACGCTCCCTGCATCATCTTCATCGACGAGATCGATGCGGTGGGCCGTCAGCGCGGCGCCGGTCTCGGTGGCGGGCATGACGAGCGCGAGCAGACCCTGAACCAGCTGCTGGTCGAGATGGACGGCTTCGAAGGTTCCGAGGGCATTATCGTGATCGCCGCGACCAACCGTCCGGACGTGCTCGACCCCGCGCTGCTGCGCCCCGGCCGCTTCGACCGGCAGGTGGTCGTGCCGCTGCCCGACGTGCGCGGCCGCGAGCAGATCCTCAAGGTGCACATGCGCAAGGTCCCGATCGGCGACAATGTGCGTCCCGACCTGATCGCGCGCGGCACCCCCGGCTTTTCGGGGGCCGATCTGGCCAACCTGGTCAACGAGGCCGCCCTGTTCGCGGCACGCGCCAACAAGCGCACCGTGACCATGGAGGATTTCGAGCGCGCCAAGGACAAGATCATGATGGGCGCCGAGCGCAAGTCCATGGTGATGAGCGAAGAGGAAAAGAAGCTCACCGCCTATCACGAGGCGGGCCACGCCATCGTCGGCCGCCTGGTGCCCGATCACGATCCGGTCTACAAGGTCAGCATCATCCCGCGCGGACGCGCCTTGGGCGTGACCATGTTCCTGCCTGAGGACGACCGTTACAGCCACAGCAAGCAGCGCCTGGAAAGCCAGGTCTCCTCGCTGTTCGGCGGGCGTATCGCCGAGGTGCTGATCTTCGGTCCCGACAAGGTCACTACCGGGGCCTCGAACGACATCGAACGCGCCACCGACATCGCCCGCAACATGGTGACCCGCTGGGGCCTGTCAGATCGCCTGGGCCCGCTGGCCTACAGCGAAGACGAGGGCGAGGTGTTTCTCGGCCGCTCCGTGACCCAGCACAAGCACATGTCGGATGAAACCGCTCACGCGATCGACGAGGAGATCCGCCACGTGATCGACCGCAACTACCAGCGGGCGGAGAAAATCCTCACGGATAACATGGAAAAGCTTCATACCATGGCGCAGGCCCTGATGAAGTACGAGACCATCGATTCCGATCAGATCGACGACATCATGGCCGGCAAGCAGCCGCGTCCGCCGGCCGACTGGCATGATGATGATTCATCCAGCCAGGGCGGCAATCCGGTGATCGGCAGCGGCGACGTCAAGCCGGGCGATAAGCCGATCGGCGGACCGGCCAGCCAGCACTGA
- the folP gene encoding dihydropteroate synthase, whose protein sequence is MGILNVTPDSFSDGGRYLDPDAALAQARRLVEEGADMLDVGGESTRPGAAAVDAASEVQRVIPVVQALREAFDVPISVDTSKPEVMREAVAAGADLINDVRALREPGALEAALASGAAVCLMHMLGEPRTMQQAPHYGDVVGEVRDFLAVQMQACLDAGLPTERLLVDPGFGFGKTLAHNLSLLKHLDRLGDLGAPLLVGMSRKTMIGQILDLPVEERQTGSIAAALFAAEKGAAILRVHDVRPTVEALQVLQAVQAAE, encoded by the coding sequence ATGGGGATTCTGAACGTGACGCCCGATTCCTTCTCGGACGGCGGACGTTACCTCGATCCGGATGCCGCCCTGGCCCAGGCCCGCCGCCTGGTCGAGGAGGGGGCGGATATGCTGGATGTGGGCGGTGAATCCACCCGGCCCGGTGCCGCGGCCGTGGACGCGGCAAGCGAGGTGCAACGGGTGATACCCGTCGTTCAGGCGCTGCGCGAGGCGTTTGATGTGCCCATCTCCGTCGATACCAGCAAGCCGGAAGTGATGCGCGAGGCCGTGGCTGCGGGGGCGGACCTGATCAACGATGTGCGCGCCCTGCGCGAGCCGGGGGCCCTGGAAGCGGCGCTCGCCAGCGGGGCGGCCGTCTGTCTCATGCACATGCTCGGTGAACCCCGCACCATGCAGCAGGCGCCGCACTACGGCGACGTGGTGGGCGAAGTCCGGGATTTTCTGGCCGTTCAGATGCAGGCCTGCCTGGATGCCGGCCTGCCGACCGAGCGCCTGCTGGTCGATCCGGGGTTCGGATTCGGCAAGACCCTGGCGCATAATCTCTCCCTTTTGAAACACCTGGATCGCCTGGGCGACCTGGGAGCGCCGTTGCTGGTCGGCATGTCCCGCAAGACCATGATCGGCCAGATCCTGGACCTCCCGGTGGAGGAACGGCAGACCGGCAGTATCGCCGCGGCGCTGTTCGCGGCGGAAAAAGGGGCGGCCATTCTGCGCGTGCACGATGTGAGGCCCACCGTCGAGGCATTGCAGGTCCTGCAGGCCGTCCAGGCAGCGGAGTAA
- the glmM gene encoding phosphoglucosamine mutase — MSRRYFGTDGVRGRTGRAPMTADFVLKLGWAAGRVLSADGHPLAVIGKDTRISGYMFESALQAGLSAAGVDVRLLGPMPTPAVAYLTRTLRASVGIVISASHNPYYDNGIKFFSAAGTKLPDDVERSIEAEMAQPMETVDSAELGKAERVVDAAGRYIEYCKASLPSGTVLHGLRIVVDCAHGATYHVAPDVFEELGAEVLRMGDEPNGLNINDGCGATAPQALCDAVLRHQADLGIALDGDGDRLIMVDHRGEVVDGDELLGIIARHRHAEGTLEGGVVGTQMTNLGLEQLLGRLGIPFCRAAVGDRYVMELLQAEGWRLGGESSGHIICLDRTTTGDGVISALLVLQAILASEQSLHSLKKAMHKYPQTLVNVPVEQTVDLEGSPLIRQAVADVERSLNGSGRVLLRASGTEPLVRVMVEGDDTEAVKGYARQIAEAVQASASGV; from the coding sequence ATGAGTAGACGCTATTTCGGAACCGACGGGGTCAGAGGACGCACCGGCAGGGCGCCGATGACGGCGGATTTCGTGCTCAAGCTGGGTTGGGCCGCGGGCAGGGTATTGTCCGCGGACGGCCATCCTCTGGCCGTGATCGGCAAGGACACGCGGATTTCCGGCTATATGTTCGAGTCGGCCCTGCAGGCGGGGCTGTCCGCCGCGGGCGTCGACGTGCGCCTGCTGGGGCCCATGCCCACCCCGGCCGTGGCCTATCTGACCCGCACGCTGCGCGCCTCGGTGGGTATCGTGATCAGCGCCTCGCACAACCCTTATTACGACAACGGCATCAAGTTCTTCTCCGCCGCGGGGACCAAGCTCCCGGACGACGTGGAGCGCTCCATCGAAGCGGAAATGGCGCAGCCGATGGAAACCGTCGATTCGGCCGAACTCGGCAAGGCGGAGCGCGTGGTCGATGCCGCAGGCCGTTATATCGAGTACTGCAAGGCCAGTCTTCCCTCCGGGACCGTCCTGCACGGACTGCGCATCGTGGTCGATTGCGCACACGGCGCCACCTACCACGTGGCACCGGACGTGTTCGAGGAGCTGGGCGCCGAAGTGCTGCGCATGGGCGACGAGCCCAACGGTCTGAACATCAACGACGGGTGCGGGGCCACCGCGCCTCAGGCGTTGTGTGACGCCGTATTGCGCCATCAGGCCGATCTGGGCATCGCCCTGGACGGCGACGGCGACCGGCTGATCATGGTCGATCACCGGGGCGAGGTGGTGGACGGTGACGAACTCCTGGGCATTATCGCCCGCCATCGCCATGCCGAGGGGACGCTGGAGGGCGGGGTGGTCGGCACCCAGATGACCAATCTCGGCCTGGAGCAGCTGCTCGGGCGGCTCGGTATTCCGTTTTGCCGCGCCGCCGTGGGGGACCGCTACGTCATGGAGTTGCTGCAGGCGGAGGGCTGGCGCCTGGGTGGGGAGTCTTCGGGGCACATCATCTGCCTGGATCGTACTACCACCGGCGACGGGGTCATTTCGGCGCTCCTGGTGTTACAGGCTATCCTGGCCAGTGAGCAGAGCCTGCACTCCCTCAAGAAGGCCATGCATAAATATCCGCAAACCCTCGTCAACGTACCCGTCGAGCAGACCGTCGATCTCGAGGGTTCGCCCCTGATCCGCCAGGCCGTGGCCGACGTGGAACGCAGCCTGAACGGCAGCGGCCGCGTCCTGTTGCGCGCTTCGGGAACGGAACCCCTGGTTCGCGTCATGGTGGAAGGCGATGACACCGAGGCGGTCAAGGGGTACGCCCGCCAGATTGCCGAGGCTGTTCAGGCTTCGGCCAGCGGTGTCTGA
- the tpiA gene encoding triose-phosphate isomerase has protein sequence MRQSLVAGNWKLNGSKTSISTLIEGILSGMPEVGDAGVAVCPPFVYLPMVQDMLADSPVGLGAQDLCAEDGGAFTGEVSGPMLKEFGSTYAIVGHSERRSLYGEDDHLVARKFLAAQRNGLTPILCVGELLEEREVGKTEEVVGRQLDAVLEAAGAEAFRDAVIAYEPVWAIGTGKTATPEQAQEVHAFIRGRIAALDAAVAENICIQYGGSVKAANAAELFAMPDIDGGLIGGASLQADEFLAICKAAS, from the coding sequence ATGCGTCAATCTCTGGTTGCCGGAAACTGGAAACTGAATGGCTCGAAAACGAGTATCAGCACCCTCATCGAGGGAATCCTGTCCGGAATGCCAGAGGTCGGTGACGCAGGTGTAGCGGTCTGCCCGCCTTTTGTTTACCTGCCCATGGTCCAGGACATGCTGGCGGACAGCCCGGTCGGTCTTGGTGCCCAGGATCTCTGTGCCGAGGACGGCGGCGCCTTCACCGGCGAGGTTTCCGGACCGATGCTCAAGGAGTTCGGTTCCACATATGCGATTGTGGGGCATTCCGAGCGCCGCAGCCTGTACGGGGAAGATGACCACCTCGTGGCGCGCAAGTTCCTCGCGGCACAGCGTAACGGCCTCACGCCGATTCTCTGCGTTGGTGAACTGCTGGAAGAGCGTGAAGTCGGAAAAACTGAGGAGGTCGTGGGACGCCAGCTGGATGCGGTGCTGGAAGCCGCCGGTGCGGAGGCCTTCCGCGATGCGGTGATCGCCTACGAACCGGTATGGGCGATCGGTACCGGCAAGACCGCGACGCCTGAGCAGGCTCAGGAGGTTCACGCCTTTATCCGGGGCCGTATCGCCGCGCTGGATGCCGCGGTGGCCGAGAATATCTGCATCCAGTACGGCGGCAGCGTGAAGGCGGCGAACGCTGCCGAGTTGTTTGCCATGCCTGATATCGATGGCGGCCTGATCGGTGGCGCGTCGCTGCAGGCCGACGAATTCCTCGCGATCTGCAAGGCCGCGAGTTAA
- the secG gene encoding preprotein translocase subunit SecG: MLYSILIVVQVVVAAALIVLVLLQHGKGADAGAAFGSGASGTVFGSQGSANFLSRATAVLAAVFFINSLVLTYIAGHASQPSDSSVVVKEAAQQSDKKQPVGAEQKKQAPAKPAPTAPGDVPQ, from the coding sequence TTGCTTTACAGCATATTGATTGTGGTTCAGGTGGTCGTCGCTGCGGCGCTGATCGTGCTCGTGCTTTTGCAGCACGGCAAGGGCGCCGATGCCGGCGCAGCCTTCGGAAGCGGGGCTTCTGGCACGGTGTTCGGCTCGCAGGGTTCGGCGAATTTCCTGAGCCGTGCGACGGCTGTTCTGGCGGCCGTATTCTTTATTAACAGTCTTGTACTGACTTATATCGCCGGACACGCCTCGCAGCCCAGCGACAGCAGCGTGGTGGTCAAAGAGGCCGCGCAGCAGTCCGACAAGAAACAGCCTGTGGGTGCCGAGCAGAAGAAGCAGGCGCCCGCCAAACCGGCGCCGACAGCGCCGGGCGATGTGCCTCAGTAA
- a CDS encoding NADH-quinone oxidoreductase subunit A, with the protein MLQGYLPILVFVAIGLIAGIAILTLGSILGPRRPDAAKDSPYECGFEAFEDSRMKFDVRYYLVAILFIIFDLEIAFLFPWAVVLDKIGLFGLLAMAMFLGILVIGFIYEWKKGALEWE; encoded by the coding sequence ATGCTGCAAGGTTATCTGCCAATCCTGGTATTTGTCGCCATTGGTCTAATCGCCGGCATTGCCATTTTGACGCTGGGTTCCATTCTGGGGCCGCGCCGACCCGACGCCGCCAAGGACTCTCCTTACGAATGCGGCTTCGAGGCCTTCGAGGATTCGCGCATGAAGTTCGACGTGCGTTATTACCTCGTCGCCATTCTGTTTATCATCTTTGATCTCGAGATCGCCTTTCTGTTCCCCTGGGCCGTCGTGCTCGACAAGATCGGTTTGTTCGGTCTGCTCGCCATGGCCATGTTCCTCGGCATCCTCGTGATTGGCTTTATCTACGAATGGAAGAAGGGGGCGCTGGAATGGGAATAG
- a CDS encoding NADH-quinone oxidoreductase subunit B has product MGIEGKFDKGFVTTTADKLINWARTGSMWPMTFGLACCAVEMMHAGAARYDLDRFGIMFRPSPRQSDVMIVAGTLVNKMAPALRKVYDQMAEPRWVISMGSCANGGGYYHYSYAVVRGCDRIVPVDVYVPGCPPTAEALLYGILQLQNKIRRTNTIAR; this is encoded by the coding sequence ATGGGAATAGAAGGCAAATTCGACAAGGGGTTCGTCACCACCACGGCCGATAAGCTCATTAATTGGGCGCGTACCGGCTCGATGTGGCCCATGACGTTCGGGCTTGCCTGTTGCGCGGTCGAGATGATGCACGCCGGCGCCGCCCGTTATGACCTCGACCGTTTCGGGATCATGTTCCGGCCCAGCCCCCGCCAGTCCGATGTGATGATCGTGGCCGGCACCCTGGTCAACAAGATGGCGCCCGCGCTGCGCAAGGTTTACGACCAGATGGCCGAGCCCCGCTGGGTGATCTCCATGGGTTCTTGTGCGAACGGCGGCGGTTACTACCACTATTCCTATGCGGTGGTGCGCGGCTGCGACCGTATTGTCCCGGTGGACGTCTACGTCCCGGGTTGTCCCCCGACGGCGGAGGCTCTGCTTTACGGCATTCTGCAATTGCAGAACAAGATCCGTCGTACCAACACCATCGCCCGTTGA
- a CDS encoding NADH-quinone oxidoreductase subunit C: MSDLQSFAAQLEKHFGDRISGATLAVGEVTLTVPAQNLHEVATALRDEFAFEILIDVAGVDYFTYGVTEWSTDGATSEGFSRGVEKATFGRFTFQDAPPLGKHEGPRFAAVYHLLSLAENRRLRLKVFCPDDEMPMVDSVVDVWSSANWYEREAFDLYGIVFNGHPDLRRLLTDYGFVGHPFRKDFPLVGHVEMRYDPEQQRVVYQPVSIEPRVLVPKVIRHDHRYLHPETEEGKSNA; this comes from the coding sequence ATGTCGGATCTGCAATCCTTTGCCGCGCAGCTTGAAAAACACTTTGGCGATCGTATCAGCGGTGCGACGCTGGCCGTGGGCGAAGTCACGCTGACAGTGCCCGCGCAGAATCTGCACGAGGTCGCAACCGCGCTGCGCGACGAGTTCGCCTTTGAGATTCTGATCGATGTCGCCGGTGTCGATTATTTCACCTACGGTGTGACGGAATGGTCCACCGACGGCGCCACCAGCGAGGGTTTCTCGCGCGGGGTCGAAAAGGCCACGTTCGGGCGTTTCACTTTTCAAGATGCGCCGCCGCTCGGCAAGCACGAAGGGCCGCGTTTCGCGGCCGTCTATCATCTGTTGTCGCTGGCCGAAAACCGCCGGCTCCGGCTCAAGGTCTTTTGTCCGGACGACGAGATGCCAATGGTGGATTCCGTCGTCGACGTTTGGAGCAGCGCCAACTGGTACGAGCGCGAGGCGTTCGATCTGTACGGCATTGTTTTCAACGGCCACCCGGACCTGCGTCGACTGCTGACCGACTACGGCTTCGTCGGTCATCCGTTCCGCAAGGACTTCCCGTTGGTCGGTCATGTCGAGATGCGCTACGACCCCGAACAGCAGCGCGTGGTGTACCAGCCTGTCTCCATCGAGCCGCGCGTTCTCGTTCCCAAGGTGATCCGACACGATCATCGCTACCTCCATCCCGAAACGGAGGAGGGCAAGTCCAATGCCTGA